Proteins encoded within one genomic window of Amycolatopsis nigrescens CSC17Ta-90:
- a CDS encoding alpha/beta fold hydrolase: protein MPSTAAHNGDEIYFEAHGEGPVVLLYNADPRVPEHPLKAQATGLREALVEELSGRYRVVLLSYPGKPKDDSLTPETVTTDLLAVADAAGADRFAWWGYSWGGVIGLQLAIRTDRLTALAMTGFPPVDGPYSEMLHCSRVIAAADPAALGIPAELAVQYPQFVKYYEGLQGFDDRAAQRDVSCPKLCFVGGADELSLGGEFITHLGDTVAGRRDELESLGWEVDIVPGEDHVGACRADVVVPRLSAFFDEHLR, encoded by the coding sequence ATGCCGAGCACCGCCGCGCACAACGGGGACGAGATCTACTTCGAGGCGCACGGGGAGGGCCCGGTCGTGCTGCTCTACAACGCTGACCCGCGGGTGCCGGAGCATCCGCTGAAGGCGCAGGCGACCGGGCTGCGCGAGGCGCTCGTCGAAGAGCTGTCCGGCCGCTACCGGGTGGTGCTGCTGAGCTATCCGGGCAAGCCGAAGGACGACAGCCTCACCCCGGAGACCGTGACCACCGATCTGCTCGCTGTCGCGGACGCCGCGGGGGCGGACCGGTTCGCCTGGTGGGGGTACTCGTGGGGCGGTGTCATCGGGCTGCAGCTGGCGATCCGCACTGACCGGCTGACCGCGCTGGCGATGACCGGTTTCCCGCCGGTGGACGGGCCCTATTCGGAGATGCTGCACTGCAGCCGGGTCATCGCCGCTGCCGATCCGGCCGCGCTCGGGATTCCGGCGGAGCTGGCCGTCCAGTACCCGCAGTTCGTCAAGTACTACGAAGGGCTTCAGGGCTTCGACGACCGCGCCGCGCAGCGCGACGTGTCCTGCCCGAAACTGTGCTTCGTCGGCGGGGCGGACGAACTGAGCCTTGGCGGCGAGTTCATCACGCACCTCGGTGACACCGTCGCCGGGCGGCGGGACGAGCTGGAGTCGCTCGGCTGGGAGGTCGACATCGTGCCCGGCGAGGACCACGTCGGCGCCTGCCGCGCCGACGTGGTGGTGCCGAGGCTTTCCGCCTTCTTCGACGAGCACCTGCGCTGA
- the rdgB gene encoding RdgB/HAM1 family non-canonical purine NTP pyrophosphatase, translating to MTRLLLATRNAKKLEELRRILAAEGIEGLEVVGLVDVDEFEEAPEIGATFEENALAKARDAAEATGLPSIADDSGLSVDALNGMPGVLSARWSGRHGDDQANLELVLAQLADVPDERRGAGFVCAAALVDPDGDEVVVHGDWGGTLARKPSGTNGFGYDPIFVPDDEERTSAELDPAEKDALSHRGIALRALLPHLRELADEVRR from the coding sequence ATGACCCGCCTCCTGCTGGCCACCCGCAACGCCAAGAAGCTGGAAGAGCTGCGCCGGATACTGGCCGCCGAGGGGATCGAAGGGCTCGAGGTGGTCGGCCTGGTCGATGTGGACGAGTTCGAAGAGGCGCCCGAGATCGGTGCCACCTTCGAGGAGAACGCGCTCGCCAAGGCCAGGGATGCGGCGGAGGCGACCGGCCTGCCGTCGATCGCGGACGACTCCGGGCTGAGCGTGGACGCGCTGAACGGGATGCCCGGCGTGCTCTCCGCGCGCTGGTCCGGCCGGCACGGTGACGACCAGGCCAACCTGGAGCTGGTGCTCGCCCAGCTCGCCGACGTGCCGGACGAACGCCGCGGCGCCGGCTTCGTGTGCGCCGCCGCGCTGGTCGATCCGGACGGCGACGAGGTCGTCGTGCACGGCGACTGGGGTGGCACTCTGGCCAGGAAACCCAGCGGTACCAACGGTTTCGGCTACGACCCGATCTTCGTGCCGGACGATGAGGAGCGCACCTCCGCCGAACTGGACCCGGCGGAAAAGGACGCGCTGTCCCACCGCGGCATCGCCCTGCGCGCCCTGCTTCCCCACCTACGCGAGCTGGCCGACGAGGTCAGGCGGTGA
- a CDS encoding P1 family peptidase, whose translation MSTAITDVPGVLVGHYQRLGAGWATGTTAVLVPDGATGAVDQRGGAPGTRETNLLEPENLVQRVNAVCLSGGSAYGLAAADGVTRWLGERDLGFPVGAQPYEVVPIVPSAVLFDLPRSDWGNRPDADFGYAACEAAAAGPVAMGTVGAGTGAVVGSLKGGIGTASERVHGFTVGALAAVNASGEAVDFATGRPFAADHEVAGEFGVSWPDRPGSVPPVRTDLNTTIGVVAVDAELSKAEARRLAVAAQDGLARAVRPAHTMFDGDTVFALATGATALPEATGHRRRTPFSGGGVEHSGVATRAGALDALCSAAARVFARAMVHGLLSATSAAGVPAYHDVWL comes from the coding sequence ATGAGCACCGCGATCACCGACGTGCCGGGGGTGCTGGTCGGGCACTACCAGCGGCTCGGTGCCGGCTGGGCGACCGGGACCACCGCGGTGCTGGTGCCCGATGGCGCGACCGGTGCGGTCGACCAGCGCGGTGGCGCGCCCGGCACCAGGGAGACCAACCTGCTGGAGCCGGAGAACCTGGTGCAGCGGGTCAACGCGGTGTGCCTGTCCGGCGGCAGTGCGTACGGCCTCGCCGCGGCGGACGGGGTGACGCGCTGGCTCGGCGAGCGCGACCTGGGTTTCCCGGTGGGCGCGCAGCCTTATGAGGTGGTGCCGATCGTGCCGTCCGCGGTGCTGTTCGACCTGCCGCGCAGCGACTGGGGCAACCGGCCGGACGCAGATTTCGGTTACGCCGCCTGCGAGGCGGCCGCGGCAGGGCCGGTTGCGATGGGCACCGTCGGTGCCGGTACCGGTGCCGTGGTCGGTTCGCTCAAGGGCGGCATCGGGACCGCGAGCGAGCGGGTGCACGGATTCACCGTCGGTGCGCTGGCCGCGGTGAACGCCTCCGGGGAGGCGGTGGACTTCGCCACCGGCCGCCCGTTCGCGGCCGATCACGAGGTGGCCGGCGAGTTCGGGGTGAGCTGGCCGGACCGGCCGGGTTCGGTGCCGCCGGTCCGTACCGACCTGAACACCACGATCGGCGTGGTCGCGGTGGACGCGGAGCTGTCCAAGGCGGAGGCGCGACGGCTGGCGGTGGCCGCGCAGGACGGCCTCGCCCGCGCGGTGCGCCCGGCGCACACCATGTTCGACGGCGACACCGTCTTCGCGCTGGCCACCGGCGCCACCGCGCTGCCGGAAGCGACGGGGCACCGCCGACGTACTCCTTTCAGCGGAGGCGGCGTTGAACACAGCGGGGTGGCGACCAGGGCGGGCGCGCTGGACGCGCTCTGCTCGGCGGCGGCCAGGGTGTTCGCCCGCGCGATGGTGCACGGCCTGCTCTCCGCCACCTCCGCGGCGGGCGTCCCCGCTTACCACGACGTCTGGCTCTGA
- the bcp gene encoding thioredoxin-dependent thiol peroxidase, with product MSEQQRLSAGDKAPGFTLPDSEGNDVSLSDFRGKHVVVYFYPAAGTPGCTKQACDFRDSLAQLNGAGYQVLGISPDKPAKLAKFVEAEQLTFPLLSDPEKTVLTEWGAFGEKKNYGRVVQGVIRSTFVVDPEGEIAVAQYNVRATGHVAKLLKDLKLTA from the coding sequence ATGAGTGAGCAGCAACGGCTTTCCGCCGGCGACAAGGCACCCGGGTTCACCCTGCCGGACAGCGAAGGCAACGACGTCTCGCTGTCCGACTTCCGCGGCAAGCACGTCGTCGTCTACTTCTACCCGGCGGCCGGCACACCCGGCTGCACCAAGCAGGCCTGCGACTTCCGCGACAGCCTCGCCCAGCTCAACGGCGCCGGCTACCAGGTGCTCGGCATTTCGCCGGACAAGCCCGCGAAGCTGGCCAAGTTCGTCGAAGCCGAGCAGCTGACCTTCCCGCTGCTGAGCGACCCGGAGAAGACCGTGCTCACCGAGTGGGGCGCGTTCGGCGAGAAGAAGAACTACGGCCGCGTGGTGCAGGGCGTCATCCGGTCCACCTTCGTGGTCGACCCGGAGGGCGAGATCGCGGTCGCGCAGTACAACGTCCGCGCCACCGGGCACGTGGCCAAGCTGCTCAAGGACCTCAAACTCACCGCCTGA
- a CDS encoding Mov34/MPN/PAD-1 family protein, which yields MLRIRRELVEEIVAHARRDHPDEACGVIAGPEGSDRPERYIPMLNAARSPTFYEFDSGDLLRLYREMDAKDEVPVVIYHSHTATEAYPSRTDVSYASEPEAHYVLVSTRDPERHEFRSYRIVDGVITEEPVEVVVSDTESYMFANTGSDDTPDA from the coding sequence GTGCTTCGGATCCGCCGTGAACTCGTCGAAGAGATCGTCGCGCATGCCCGCCGGGATCACCCGGACGAGGCCTGCGGCGTGATCGCCGGTCCGGAGGGCTCGGACCGCCCGGAGCGCTACATACCGATGCTCAACGCGGCCAGGTCGCCGACCTTCTACGAGTTCGACTCCGGGGACCTGCTCAGGCTCTACCGCGAGATGGACGCGAAGGACGAGGTCCCGGTGGTGATCTACCACTCGCACACCGCGACCGAGGCCTACCCTTCGCGCACGGACGTCTCCTACGCCTCCGAGCCCGAGGCGCACTACGTGCTGGTTTCCACCAGGGACCCCGAGCGGCACGAGTTCCGCTCCTACCGGATCGTGGACGGTGTCATCACCGAGGAGCCGGTCGAGGTCGTCGTGTCGGATACGGAGTCGTACATGTTCGCCAACACCGGCAGTGACGACACTCCAGACGCCTGA
- a CDS encoding DUF2017 domain-containing protein, translating to MKGWRRKGANVLAGFEQQEAAVLRGLVSQLDDMLRARGEEAPQDPLSELTGIRTGPTESPNDPVLSRLLPDFHRLDPDNPSKEDLDSAAALRSLHEPEVLEAKVGVAAVVMNTLPRDGGDVRLSFEQADAWLSALNDVRLALGTALDVTEDMPDELPEDDPRSPHLGVYHWLTWVQESLVQALSE from the coding sequence ATGAAGGGTTGGCGGCGCAAGGGTGCCAATGTGCTCGCTGGGTTCGAGCAGCAGGAGGCCGCGGTACTGCGCGGACTGGTCAGCCAGCTGGACGACATGCTCCGCGCCCGGGGTGAAGAGGCGCCGCAGGATCCGCTTTCCGAGCTGACCGGTATCCGCACCGGGCCCACCGAATCGCCGAACGACCCGGTGCTGTCCCGGCTGCTGCCGGACTTCCACCGGCTCGACCCGGACAACCCGTCCAAGGAGGATCTCGACTCCGCCGCCGCGCTGCGCTCGCTGCACGAGCCGGAGGTGCTGGAGGCGAAGGTCGGGGTGGCCGCGGTGGTGATGAACACGCTGCCCCGCGACGGCGGTGACGTGCGGCTGAGCTTCGAGCAGGCGGACGCCTGGCTCTCCGCGCTCAACGACGTGCGGCTGGCGCTTGGCACCGCGCTGGACGTCACCGAAGACATGCCGGACGAGCTGCCGGAGGACGATCCGCGCTCGCCGCATCTCGGCGTCTACCACTGGCTGACCTGGGTCCAGGAGAGCCTGGTGCAGGCGTTGAGCGAATGA
- the murI gene encoding glutamate racemase, with product MTRGPSQNAPIGVFDSGVGGLTVARAIVDQLPAERLRYVGDTAHNPYGPLPIARARELALAALDELVDGGVKALVIACNTASAACLRDARERYDVPVVEVVLPAVRRAVASTHSGRIGVIGTEGTVRSRAYEDAFAAATGVTVTSVACPRFVDFVERGITSGRQVLGLAQGYLEPLLRAEVDTMVLGCTHYPLLTGVLQIVMGQQVTLVSSAEESAKDVVRVLTELDLLADRGETPAHEFVATGSAEPFARLARRFMGFAPGVLAPTVS from the coding sequence GTGACCCGCGGACCAAGCCAGAACGCACCGATCGGGGTTTTCGACTCGGGGGTGGGCGGGCTCACCGTCGCTCGCGCCATCGTGGACCAGCTGCCCGCCGAGCGGCTGCGCTACGTCGGCGACACCGCGCACAACCCGTACGGCCCGCTGCCCATCGCGAGGGCCCGCGAGCTGGCGCTGGCCGCGTTGGACGAACTGGTCGACGGCGGGGTCAAGGCGCTGGTGATCGCCTGCAACACGGCGTCCGCGGCTTGCCTGCGCGACGCCAGGGAACGCTACGACGTGCCGGTGGTCGAGGTGGTGCTGCCCGCCGTCCGACGGGCCGTGGCCAGTACGCACAGCGGCCGGATCGGCGTGATCGGCACCGAGGGCACGGTGCGTTCGCGGGCCTACGAGGACGCCTTCGCGGCCGCCACCGGGGTGACGGTGACCAGCGTGGCCTGCCCGCGGTTCGTCGATTTCGTCGAGCGCGGGATCACCTCGGGCCGGCAGGTGCTCGGCCTGGCACAGGGCTACCTCGAGCCGCTGCTGCGTGCCGAGGTGGACACCATGGTGCTCGGCTGCACGCACTATCCGTTGCTCACCGGCGTGCTGCAGATCGTGATGGGGCAGCAGGTCACTTTGGTGTCCAGCGCGGAAGAAAGTGCGAAAGACGTGGTGCGGGTGCTCACCGAGCTCGATCTGCTCGCGGATCGGGGCGAAACGCCTGCACACGAGTTCGTGGCGACCGGTTCGGCGGAGCCGTTCGCCAGGCTCGCCCGGCGCTTCATGGGCTTCGCACCGGGTGTGCTCGCTCCCACGGTCTCCTGA
- a CDS encoding YybH family protein, translating to MTTDEQQIRTLIEQWAAAVHRGDLPGVLTGHADDIVMFDVPPPYQGIRGIDGYRECWPPFFEWQAQGATFDIESLDITAGSDVAYAQALLRCGTSKEFAENPDNRLRLTLGLRKEQGRWVVAHEHHSFPLTGN from the coding sequence ATGACTACCGACGAACAGCAGATCCGCACCCTGATCGAACAATGGGCCGCCGCGGTGCACCGGGGAGACCTGCCCGGTGTGCTGACCGGCCACGCCGACGACATCGTGATGTTCGACGTCCCACCGCCTTACCAGGGCATTCGCGGTATCGACGGGTACCGCGAATGCTGGCCGCCGTTCTTCGAATGGCAGGCGCAGGGCGCCACCTTCGACATCGAGTCCCTCGACATCACCGCCGGGTCGGACGTCGCCTACGCCCAGGCCCTGTTGCGCTGTGGAACCTCGAAGGAGTTCGCCGAGAACCCGGACAACCGCCTGCGGCTGACGCTCGGCCTGCGCAAGGAACAGGGCCGCTGGGTGGTCGCCCACGAACACCACTCGTTCCCGCTCACCGGGAACTGA
- the clpS gene encoding ATP-dependent Clp protease adapter ClpS, whose translation MTTPVESEQTQVDPLGADQVTEDKPWRTIVWNDPVNLMSYVTYVFQKLFGYSRDHATKLMLDVHHKGKAIVSSGSKEKVEGDVAKLHASGLWATMEQPS comes from the coding sequence ATGACCACGCCTGTCGAGTCCGAGCAGACGCAGGTTGATCCACTCGGGGCCGATCAGGTCACCGAGGACAAACCTTGGCGCACGATCGTCTGGAACGACCCGGTGAACCTGATGTCGTACGTGACGTATGTGTTCCAGAAGCTGTTCGGGTACAGCCGGGACCATGCCACGAAGCTGATGCTGGACGTGCATCACAAGGGCAAGGCCATCGTGTCCTCGGGCAGCAAGGAGAAGGTCGAGGGTGACGTGGCCAAGCTGCATGCTTCCGGCTTGTGGGCGACGATGGAACAGCCGTCGTGA
- a CDS encoding MBL fold metallo-hydrolase produces the protein MRLIILGCSGSIPGPDAAASGYLLEADGFLLGLELGNGALARLQAERDPFDLDALLLSHLHPDHCADFSALTVLRRYHPAPPYETRPRRLPVYGPEDAPQRLVNAFAANEAERLQTDLSDVYEFHTFGEQPQRIGPFEVTAFPVEHPTPAFGLRISHGGRTVAYSGDTGMCPVLEELSREADVLLCEASWTDAADRPPGVHLSGREAGAIAARAAPKRLLLTHVAPWTDREAVLAEAKVFFPGAELAEQGAVYDLGPA, from the coding sequence GTGCGACTGATCATTCTCGGTTGTTCGGGCAGCATCCCCGGGCCGGACGCGGCCGCGTCGGGCTATCTGCTCGAAGCGGACGGCTTCCTGCTCGGACTGGAGCTCGGCAACGGTGCCCTGGCCAGACTCCAGGCCGAGCGCGACCCTTTCGACCTGGACGCGCTCCTGCTGTCCCATCTGCATCCGGACCACTGCGCCGACTTCAGCGCGCTGACCGTGCTGCGCCGCTACCATCCGGCGCCGCCGTACGAGACGCGTCCGCGAAGGCTGCCGGTGTACGGGCCGGAGGACGCGCCTCAGCGGCTGGTCAACGCGTTCGCGGCCAACGAGGCCGAACGGCTGCAGACCGACCTCTCCGACGTGTACGAGTTCCACACGTTCGGCGAACAGCCGCAGCGGATCGGCCCGTTCGAGGTCACCGCGTTCCCGGTGGAACATCCGACGCCGGCGTTCGGGCTGCGGATCAGCCACGGCGGCAGGACCGTGGCCTACAGCGGGGACACCGGCATGTGCCCGGTGCTCGAAGAGCTGTCGCGCGAGGCCGACGTGCTGCTCTGCGAGGCGTCCTGGACCGACGCGGCGGACCGTCCGCCGGGGGTGCACCTATCCGGCCGGGAGGCGGGCGCGATCGCGGCCCGTGCCGCGCCCAAGCGGTTGCTGCTCACCCACGTCGCGCCCTGGACCGACCGGGAAGCCGTGCTGGCCGAGGCCAAGGTCTTCTTCCCCGGGGCCGAGCTCGCCGAGCAGGGTGCGGTTTACGACCTCGGCCCGGCGTAG
- a CDS encoding rhomboid family intramembrane serine protease, with product MEPFPIAGAPEPVKPPKPAKTPPPPGKRILPPKPLQAIIVVGGFVALLFVIEGIDTVLGGALDRNGIYPRVLDEWDNMLWAPLLHSGWDHLTANAVPLLVLGLLATSGGMRQFLGVVAVIWLFGGFGTFLIGRDAVHLGASGLVFGFLTFLLVRGIFARSLPQILIAVGVFALYGYALWGVLPTNEHISWEGHLFGAIGGMVAAWMVGRSLRPSTPAVA from the coding sequence GTGGAGCCCTTTCCGATCGCCGGCGCACCGGAGCCGGTCAAGCCACCCAAGCCGGCCAAGACCCCGCCGCCGCCGGGCAAGCGCATCCTGCCGCCGAAGCCGTTGCAGGCCATCATCGTGGTCGGCGGTTTCGTGGCGCTGCTGTTCGTGATCGAAGGCATCGACACCGTGCTCGGTGGTGCGCTGGACCGGAACGGCATCTACCCGCGCGTGCTCGACGAGTGGGACAACATGCTGTGGGCGCCGCTGCTGCACTCCGGCTGGGACCACCTGACCGCGAACGCGGTGCCGCTGCTGGTGCTCGGCCTGCTGGCGACCTCCGGCGGGATGCGGCAGTTCCTCGGCGTGGTGGCCGTCATCTGGCTGTTCGGCGGCTTCGGCACTTTCCTGATCGGCCGCGACGCCGTGCATCTCGGCGCGTCCGGGCTGGTCTTCGGCTTCCTCACCTTCCTGCTGGTGCGCGGCATCTTCGCGCGCAGCCTCCCGCAGATCCTGATCGCGGTCGGGGTGTTCGCGCTGTACGGCTACGCGCTGTGGGGCGTGCTGCCCACCAACGAGCACATCTCCTGGGAGGGCCACCTGTTCGGCGCGATCGGCGGCATGGTGGCGGCCTGGATGGTGGGCAGGTCACTGCGGCCGTCCACCCCGGCAGTTGCCTAA
- a CDS encoding MoaD/ThiS family protein, giving the protein MAVTVSIPTILRTHTGGEKSVEASGATVLEVIDDIEARHGGLKARLVKEEKLHRFVNVYVNDEDVRFAGGLAAEVKDGDTLTILPAVAGGAR; this is encoded by the coding sequence ATGGCCGTGACCGTGTCCATCCCGACCATCCTGCGTACGCACACCGGCGGCGAGAAGTCCGTCGAGGCGTCCGGCGCCACGGTGCTCGAGGTGATCGACGACATCGAGGCCAGGCACGGCGGCCTCAAGGCCCGCCTGGTCAAGGAGGAGAAGCTGCACCGGTTCGTGAACGTCTACGTCAACGACGAGGACGTGCGGTTCGCCGGTGGGCTCGCGGCCGAGGTGAAGGACGGCGACACGCTGACCATCCTGCCCGCGGTCGCCGGCGGCGCGCGCTAA
- a CDS encoding DinB family protein, with product MTSVPVPHHYAPKWAADTRATPPAVGDERETLTAYLDWHRQTFELKCAGVPPERLSERAVPPSSLSLHGLLRHLAGTERWWFRIQFAGEDVPMLYYTDDDPEQDFEALDGDPGEALEVWRAECRRANEILAAASLDDTGVQLSTGEPVSLRRIVVSMIAEYARHNGHADLLRERIDGATGM from the coding sequence ATGACCAGCGTCCCCGTTCCCCACCACTACGCGCCGAAGTGGGCCGCGGACACCCGCGCCACCCCACCGGCGGTCGGCGACGAGCGCGAAACCCTGACCGCCTACCTGGACTGGCACCGCCAGACCTTCGAGCTCAAGTGCGCCGGCGTCCCGCCGGAGCGGCTCTCCGAACGGGCCGTGCCGCCGTCTTCCCTTTCCCTGCACGGTTTGCTGCGGCATCTGGCCGGGACGGAGCGCTGGTGGTTCCGGATCCAGTTCGCCGGCGAGGACGTGCCGATGCTCTACTACACCGACGACGACCCCGAACAGGACTTCGAAGCGCTGGACGGGGATCCCGGCGAGGCACTCGAGGTGTGGCGGGCGGAATGCCGCCGCGCCAACGAGATCCTGGCCGCGGCTTCGCTGGACGACACCGGCGTCCAGCTGAGCACCGGCGAGCCGGTCTCGCTGCGCCGGATCGTGGTGAGCATGATCGCCGAGTACGCCAGGCACAACGGCCACGCGGACCTGCTCCGGGAGCGGATCGACGGGGCGACCGGCATGTAG
- the rph gene encoding ribonuclease PH, with product MARKDGRNDDQLRDVKITRGYQQWPAGSVLIEFGNTRVLCAASVTEGVPRWRSGSGLGWVTAEYAMLPSATNTRSDRESVKGRIGGRTHEISRLIGRSLRACIDLAALGENTIVIDCDVIQADGGTRTAAITGGYVALADAVTWLGAANRLADPQPLSSSVAAISVGVVDGRVRLDLPYEEDSRAEVDMNVVATDAGTLIEVQGTGEGATFARSTLDTMLDMALAGCAELTRQQVAALAAPYPGELPEPRPDKKSKGSK from the coding sequence GTGGCGAGAAAAGATGGCAGGAACGACGACCAGCTCCGGGACGTGAAGATCACGCGCGGATACCAGCAGTGGCCGGCCGGTTCGGTGCTGATCGAGTTCGGCAACACGCGCGTGCTGTGCGCGGCCAGCGTTACCGAGGGGGTGCCGCGCTGGCGTTCCGGCTCCGGCCTCGGCTGGGTCACCGCGGAGTACGCGATGCTGCCCTCGGCGACCAACACGCGGAGCGACCGCGAGTCGGTGAAGGGCCGGATCGGCGGCCGCACGCACGAGATCTCCCGGCTGATCGGGCGTTCCCTGCGGGCCTGCATCGACCTCGCCGCGCTCGGCGAGAACACCATCGTGATCGACTGCGACGTGATCCAGGCCGACGGCGGCACCAGGACCGCGGCGATCACCGGCGGCTATGTCGCACTCGCCGACGCGGTCACCTGGCTCGGCGCCGCCAACCGGCTCGCGGATCCGCAGCCGCTGTCCTCGTCGGTGGCCGCGATCAGCGTCGGCGTGGTGGACGGCCGGGTCCGGCTGGACCTGCCGTACGAAGAGGACTCGCGGGCCGAGGTGGACATGAACGTTGTCGCCACCGACGCCGGCACGCTGATCGAGGTGCAGGGCACCGGCGAGGGCGCCACCTTCGCGCGGTCCACTTTGGACACCATGCTGGACATGGCGCTGGCGGGCTGCGCCGAGCTCACCCGGCAGCAGGTGGCGGCGTTGGCCGCCCCGTATCCCGGCGAGCTGCCCGAACCGCGTCCGGACAAGAAGTCGAAGGGCTCGAAATGA
- a CDS encoding PLP-dependent cysteine synthase family protein, translating into MARYESLLDALGGTPLVGLPRLSPTHDVRLWAKLEDRNPTGSIKDRPALAMIEAAERDGTLRRGSTILEPTSGNTGISLAMAAKLKGYGLVCVMPENTSAERKQLLQAYGARIVFSPAAGGSNEAVRRAKELAEQNPEWVMLYQYGNPSNADAHYRGTGPELLKDLPTVTHFVGGLGTTGTLVGVGRFLHEQKPGVQIIAAEPRYGELVYGLRNLDEGFVPELYDPSVLTGRYSVGAYDALRRTRELLEHEGIFAGISTGAVLHAALAVAEKAAAKGEQADVAFVVADAGWKYLSTGAYSGSLDEAAERLDGQLWA; encoded by the coding sequence ATGGCTCGCTACGAGTCGCTGCTCGACGCGCTCGGCGGTACCCCGCTGGTCGGCCTGCCGAGGCTGTCCCCGACGCACGACGTGCGGCTGTGGGCCAAGCTCGAGGACCGCAACCCGACCGGTTCGATCAAGGACCGCCCGGCGCTGGCCATGATCGAGGCCGCCGAGCGGGACGGCACGCTGCGGCGGGGCTCCACCATCCTGGAGCCCACGTCCGGCAACACCGGGATCTCGCTGGCCATGGCCGCGAAGCTCAAGGGCTACGGCCTGGTCTGCGTGATGCCGGAGAACACCTCGGCCGAGCGCAAGCAGCTGCTGCAGGCCTACGGTGCGCGGATCGTGTTCTCCCCGGCTGCCGGTGGCTCGAACGAGGCCGTGCGGCGGGCGAAGGAGCTGGCCGAGCAGAACCCGGAGTGGGTGATGCTCTACCAGTACGGCAATCCGTCCAACGCGGACGCGCACTACCGCGGCACCGGGCCCGAGCTGCTCAAGGACCTGCCGACGGTCACGCATTTCGTCGGTGGCCTCGGCACCACCGGCACCCTGGTCGGCGTCGGCCGGTTCCTGCACGAGCAGAAGCCGGGCGTGCAGATCATCGCGGCCGAGCCGCGGTACGGGGAGCTGGTCTACGGGCTGCGGAACCTGGACGAGGGTTTCGTGCCGGAGCTCTACGACCCGTCCGTGCTCACCGGCCGGTACTCGGTCGGCGCCTACGATGCGCTGCGCCGCACCAGGGAGTTGCTCGAGCACGAGGGCATCTTCGCCGGGATCTCCACCGGCGCGGTGCTGCACGCGGCACTCGCCGTCGCGGAGAAGGCCGCGGCGAAGGGGGAGCAGGCGGACGTGGCGTTCGTGGTCGCGGACGCGGGCTGGAAGTACCTCTCCACCGGTGCCTATTCGGGTTCGCTGGACGAGGCCGCGGAACGGCTGGACGGTCAGCTCTGGGCCTGA
- a CDS encoding rhomboid family intramembrane serine protease: MSTLPAQPAPSGKSPAPDSAKRILPANPKAAGLVSVAFVALLYLVELVDVLVPGDFDNGGIHARTLSGLDGVIWAPLLHAGWPHLLSNTIPVLVFAFLAMAAGIGQWAMVTATIWIIGGLGVWLTGPSIGATVGASGLAFGWLAYLLVRGIFNRSMGQLVVAVVLLFVWGGMLWGVLPGNPGISWQGHLFGALAGVLAAWIAAKADRSRAAKASPPAPGSLGV, encoded by the coding sequence GTGAGCACTCTGCCCGCGCAACCAGCCCCGTCCGGGAAGTCGCCGGCCCCGGATTCGGCCAAGCGCATCCTGCCGGCCAACCCGAAGGCCGCGGGCCTCGTCTCGGTGGCCTTCGTCGCCCTGCTCTACCTGGTGGAGCTGGTCGACGTGCTCGTGCCGGGCGACTTCGACAACGGCGGTATCCACGCGCGCACGCTGTCCGGCCTGGACGGGGTGATCTGGGCGCCGCTGCTGCACGCCGGCTGGCCGCACCTGCTCAGCAACACCATCCCGGTGCTGGTGTTCGCCTTCCTGGCGATGGCGGCCGGGATCGGCCAGTGGGCGATGGTCACCGCGACCATCTGGATCATCGGCGGGCTCGGCGTCTGGCTGACCGGGCCGAGCATCGGCGCCACCGTCGGCGCTTCCGGGCTGGCCTTCGGCTGGCTGGCTTACCTGCTGGTGCGCGGGATCTTCAACCGCAGCATGGGACAGCTCGTGGTGGCCGTGGTGCTGCTGTTCGTCTGGGGCGGCATGCTGTGGGGCGTGTTGCCGGGCAACCCGGGAATCTCCTGGCAGGGGCACCTGTTCGGCGCGCTGGCCGGGGTGCTGGCGGCCTGGATCGCGGCCAAGGCGGACCGTTCCCGCGCGGCCAAGGCGAGCCCTCCGGCGCCCGGTAGCCTCGGGGTGTGA